GAAAATTCAAATCATACAGAGGAATGGGCTCCGTAGAAGCAATGAAAAAAGGTTCTAAAGACAGGTATTTTCAGGATGTAGAAGATGATATTAAAAAATTGGTCCCGGAAGGTATTGTAGGACGTGTTCCATATAAAGGAGAGTTATACGAAAGTATTCATCAATTTGTAGGAGGGCTTAGAGCAGGAATGGGATATTGTGGTGCCAAAGATATCGATACTTTAAAAGCATCCGGGAAATTTGTAAGAATTACCGCATCGGGAATCAACGAAAGTCATCCGCACGATGTAACCATTACCAAAGAAGCTCCCAATTACAGCAGAAGATAGCAGTACACCGTTTATTGTGTATAATAATTATAATCTTTAATAACCGTATCTATAAAATCTATCGGCTTCATAGTTGTTTTGATTCCGGTAATATCCGTAATTTTAATATGTAGCTTTAAAATAATTTTATGATCTCTTTTTCTTACTGACTTTCGGTATATTTCTTTAATAGTTCTTATATCTGTGTCCGATAATGTGGTTACCTGAGGGAATGTTGGCGTATGGTTTTCAACGATATCTCCGGCAAATGTATCATTCAAGCTTACTCGTTTTTTTTCGCTGATGACCGTAGTTCCTGCAGCCATATCTCCTAATCGTTGGCCTTTGGCACTTAGCAGAATGGCGAGAATAGCTAAAGAACCGCCAAACATAGAAAGCTCTATAAATCCCAATATCCACCTGATTATATAGCTGCCAAATGTAGGTTTGGAACCATCAAGCTTTACCACTCTTATTTTGTTCGCAACCTTGCCGGGCGTTTGACCATTCATCAAACTCTCAAAAATTAAAGAATAGAAAAACGGAGGGATACTAAACAGCACCACTACAGAAACATTGTCCCAGCTAAAACTATAATCCATAAGTCTCAGTATCAAAATAACCAGTATATAATATCCTATAATAATGAATCTGTCTATAAGATAAGATCCGGTTCTGGTAGTAAGATGTGCGGCATTTTGCCGAATCGTGATATTTTGAGCGGTTTCTATTTGAAAATTATCCATTTTTTGCGTTACTTTGTCGAATCTTTATCCATAAAAAGAGTTGCGAAGATAATGAGTTTAAATAATATGAATCTGAATTTTCACTTATAAAAAATCAAGTTATATTGCTATGAGAGAAGCTGCATTTGTAAAAATAAATAAAACAAAATGGAAGTTATTTGAAGATGTACTCTACAAAAAACGCCGGCTATCTCCGGGTAAATTAGCCGATCTGTATATTGAAATCACAGATGATCTAAGCTATGCCAAAACATTTTATCCAAATAGTACCACTCAAAATTACTTAAATGGAATAGCCTCTGCAGCACATCGGAAAATCTATAAAAACAAAAGAGAAAGTAAAAACCGATTCATTACTTTTTTTACCAAAGAATTTCCATTAGCATTTTATGCCTATCAAAAACACTTGCTCATTGCTTTTTTGGTTTTTGGTTTTTTTACCCTTGCAGGCATGTTTTCTTCTGCCAGTGATATTGATTTTGTTCAATTGATTTTGGGAGATGGTTATGTGAATATGACATTGGAAAATATAGACAAAGGAGATCCGATGGCAGTTTATAAAGAAGCAAACCAGATAGATATGTTTCTGGGAATCACTTTTAATAATATCAGAGTAGCTATGTATGCTTTTTTATTAGGAATACTCTTTTCCGTAGGCACTTTATACGTGATGATGCAAAACGGTATTATGCTGGGATCGTTTTTATATTTCTTCTATGACAAAGGGTTGCTTTGGGAATCTTCCAGGACTATCTGGATTCATGGGACTATAGAAATTTCCGTAATTATAATTGCATCAACTGCCGGAATGGTATTAGGCAACGGGCTGTTATTCCCAAAAACCTATACCCGATTAGAATCGTTTAAAAGAAGTACTATTGCAGGATTGAAAATTATGCTGAGCACCGTTCCGTTTTTTATTATTGCAGGGTTTTTAGAAGGATTTGTAACAAGGTACACACAAATGCCGGACACATTGGCAATCGCAATTATTTTTCTTTCCTTGTTTTTAATTGTATATTACTACATAATACTACCTATAAAACTAACCAAAAAAACAGCGTCATGAATACACCGAATGACTATGTAGAGTTTAAAAAAGAAAGGGATTTGGGAGCTACCATTACAGACGCTTTTAGATTTATACGATTAGAATGGAAGCCATTTTTTACCACCATACTTAAAGTAAGCATCATTCCATTAATGATTACTATTGGCGCATTGATTATGTATATATATGCTGCTTCCAATGTAGCAAATACATTGAATTACTATGATGATGAATCATCTTTATATGGTATAGGAACCATGTTTTTTTATGTAGCTGTCCTAATTATTACCGGTATCGTAACTTACGTCTTAATGCATCTGTCAGGGCTACATTATATCAAAGAATACATATATAACAAAGGTACCATACACTATTCGAACATTATCACAAATGTCAAAAAAGATTTTTGGGGGTTTACAGGGCTCTCTATATTAATAGTTCTCACCATAGCAGTAAGTTTTTTACTATGTGTGCTTCCGGCTTTTTACACCTGGCCCGTCATGGCACTATTACCGATGATCTATGTATTTGGAAATAAAGATGCTTTGGATTCTTATGGGTATTCTTTTTCTTTTGTTTCGGGAAAACACTGGGGAGACACTTTTGGGATTATGTTTGTAGTTGCCTTAATTGTTGGTGTATTAGGGTATGTCTTTAGTATTCCTTCAGCAATTTATCAACTCATACAAATGGGAACGCTTATGGGGTCTGACGACCCATCAGAGGTTCTTCAGATATTTTACGACCCTGTTTATATTTTACTTACGGTAGTTTCTTATGTAGGTCAGTTCTTTATGTACTCCATCACATTGATTACCAATGTTTTTATCTACTACGATATAAACGAACAAAAAAATGCATCCGGAACCATAGAAAAAATTGACAACCTCGGCCAATCTTAAGTTGAAAAAATTTATCGTTTACATAGTATACCTGTTGTGCACTGCTCATGGCTATTCTCAGAAAGAAGAGAACACCATAAAAGAAGATACGCTGTATATTGAACAAAAAAAAATTGATACGGATGCTATGGAAGCGTATAAAAAATCCGACGATTTCAAATATGAGACGGTAAAAAAAGAAGAAAATCTATTCCAAATATTTTGGAACTGGATAAAACGCAGCATAAAAAAAATACTCTCTTTCTTTTTTGACGATATTACCCCTGCTGTTGGTTTCCTTTCTCATTTATTAAAGATCATACCGTGGCTCATTGCTGTAATTGCACTTTATTTTATCATAAAGTTTTTCTTAAAAATAGATAGCAAAAATATTGTAGAAATTAAAAAAAATAAAGCTATAATACAATTACATGAAGATGAAGAAGTATTGCTAAAGCAAGATTTAAAAGCATTGATAAAAGAAGCTGTAGAAGCTAAAAATTTTCGATTAGCCATACGATATTACTATCTCTATAGCTTACAAAAACTATCCGATAAAGAATTTATCACCTGGCGACAGGAAAAAACAAATGAAGATTATATAAAAGAGATACGGCAACACAACATAAAACCCGAATTTATAGAAACAACCCGATTATATGATTTTGTCTGGTACGGAGGTTTTGCTATTAACGAATCGGAATTTAACCGGACTGAAGCATTGTTCCATCAATTAAACCAAAAAATCGTTGAATAAAAAAGTGAAGATATACATCGGAATCCTCCTGGCTGCCGTAGCTCTTATTATTTATATGGAAATGGCAAAGCCTGTACCGGTTAACTGGTTTCCGTCGTATGCGGCAAAGCATAAGATTCCTTACGGAACCTATATTCTCAAGAATGAACTGGCATCGATGTTTAAAAATATCAAAGAAATAAAAGTACCGCCTTTTATATATTTAAATGATACTACCACTGCAGGTACCTACTTTTTTTTAAACGAATACATACATTTTGACAAAGCAGAACAGAAAAAACTATTAGATTTTGTTGCCAGAGGAAATGATGTTTTTATTTCGTCAACACATATTCATATAGATACACTCAATATTGAAACAGACCCCATCGTTACTTTTGAGTATACGGAAAAGTTTAAGCTAAAAATTGTAAATAAGAACCTGAACAATGATGTATACGAATTTAACAGACCTGCACCTATTATTAATTTTTCCAAGGTAGATACCGCCAAAACAACAGCACTGGGCAACATATATGTCTATGACAAAGATGACAAACCGGTAGCAGAGGGGTTAAATTTTATAAAACACGTACATGGAAAAGGAGCCATTTACCTACACACATTTCCGTTGGCTTTTACAAATTATAATATGTTAACTGATGATAATTACCTGTATACAGCAAATTTGGTATCCTATATAAATGACGAAAAACCCTTGTTATGGGATGCTTATTACAAGGCCGGTAAAACTACCATACAGTCTCAAATGCATTATATATTAAGTTCAAAGAACTTAAAGTATGCCTATTATACGGCATTGATGGCTATCGTGTTTTTTATCATTTTCAAAGGAAAAAGAGATCAACGATTTATACGGGTGATAAAGCCGCTTCAAAATCAAACACTGGCGTTTACAAAAACAATAGCCGGTATGTATTACGAAAATGGAGATCACAAAAATATCGCCTATCAAAAGATCAATTATTTTTTGGAATATATACGAGAAAAACTACATATACCAACAGTTGTCATTAACGAATCATTTTATAAGCATTTAGCACAGAGAAGTAATAATACATACGACGCTACAGTTATGCTATTTACAAAAATAAAAACCATTCAGTCTCAAGAATACATCTCGAAAGAACAATTGATAGCGCTGAACACCTTAATAGAAAAATTTAAATCAATAAAAAAGTAAAATATATGGAAGATCAAGAACAACCCAAAACCGAACCAACAAATACATTTTCCAGCAGAATCGATTTATCCAAACTAAAAGAAGCCGTACTAGCAATAAAAGAGCAATTGCAACAGGTGATTGTCGGGCAAGATGATTTTGTAGAGCTATTAATCGTTTCTTTATTAGCAGACGGACATGTTTTAATAGAAGGAGTTCCCGGAGTTGCAAAAACGGTTACAGTCAAATTGCTGGCAAAAACAATTGATACGCAATTCAGCAGGTTGCAGTTTACCCCGGACTTAATGCCCTCGGATGTTCTAGGGACTTCCGTACTAAATATGAAAACTTCCGAATTTGAATTTAAACAAGGTCCCGTTTTTTCTAATTTGGTTTTGATTGATGAGATTAACAGGGCTCCCGCAAAAACACAGGCAGCACTGTTTGAAGTGATGGAGGAAAAACAAGTTACCATAGACGGAAAGCAATACCCAATGCAACTTCCTTTTATGGTTTTGGCAACTCAAAACCCCATAGAACAAGAGGGGACATATGCACTACCGGAAGCGCAATTGGATAGATTTTTATTTAAAATTACTGTTGGTTATCCCAACTTGGAAGAAGAAACCCTGATTATCAGTTCACACAATAACAGAAAAGGAACTTTACCTGAAAATTTGATAAAACCTGTAATTTCCGAATCCGAATTATTAGAATACAGAGGTAAAATATTTGAAATTGTAGTGGAAGAAAAAATTGTAAAATATATAGCCGAACTCATTACAAATACTCGAAATCACCCGCAT
This window of the Flavobacteriaceae bacterium genome carries:
- a CDS encoding RDD family protein, whose product is MDNFQIETAQNITIRQNAAHLTTRTGSYLIDRFIIIGYYILVILILRLMDYSFSWDNVSVVVLFSIPPFFYSLIFESLMNGQTPGKVANKIRVVKLDGSKPTFGSYIIRWILGFIELSMFGGSLAILAILLSAKGQRLGDMAAGTTVISEKKRVSLNDTFAGDIVENHTPTFPQVTTLSDTDIRTIKEIYRKSVRKRDHKIILKLHIKITDITGIKTTMKPIDFIDTVIKDYNYYTQ
- a CDS encoding stage II sporulation protein M; its protein translation is MREAAFVKINKTKWKLFEDVLYKKRRLSPGKLADLYIEITDDLSYAKTFYPNSTTQNYLNGIASAAHRKIYKNKRESKNRFITFFTKEFPLAFYAYQKHLLIAFLVFGFFTLAGMFSSASDIDFVQLILGDGYVNMTLENIDKGDPMAVYKEANQIDMFLGITFNNIRVAMYAFLLGILFSVGTLYVMMQNGIMLGSFLYFFYDKGLLWESSRTIWIHGTIEISVIIIASTAGMVLGNGLLFPKTYTRLESFKRSTIAGLKIMLSTVPFFIIAGFLEGFVTRYTQMPDTLAIAIIFLSLFLIVYYYIILPIKLTKKTAS
- a CDS encoding DUF4350 domain-containing protein, encoding MKIYIGILLAAVALIIYMEMAKPVPVNWFPSYAAKHKIPYGTYILKNELASMFKNIKEIKVPPFIYLNDTTTAGTYFFLNEYIHFDKAEQKKLLDFVARGNDVFISSTHIHIDTLNIETDPIVTFEYTEKFKLKIVNKNLNNDVYEFNRPAPIINFSKVDTAKTTALGNIYVYDKDDKPVAEGLNFIKHVHGKGAIYLHTFPLAFTNYNMLTDDNYLYTANLVSYINDEKPLLWDAYYKAGKTTIQSQMHYILSSKNLKYAYYTALMAIVFFIIFKGKRDQRFIRVIKPLQNQTLAFTKTIAGMYYENGDHKNIAYQKINYFLEYIREKLHIPTVVINESFYKHLAQRSNNTYDATVMLFTKIKTIQSQEYISKEQLIALNTLIEKFKSIKK
- a CDS encoding AAA domain-containing protein — its product is MEDQEQPKTEPTNTFSSRIDLSKLKEAVLAIKEQLQQVIVGQDDFVELLIVSLLADGHVLIEGVPGVAKTVTVKLLAKTIDTQFSRLQFTPDLMPSDVLGTSVLNMKTSEFEFKQGPVFSNLVLIDEINRAPAKTQAALFEVMEEKQVTIDGKQYPMQLPFMVLATQNPIEQEGTYALPEAQLDRFLFKITVGYPNLEEETLIISSHNNRKGTLPENLIKPVISESELLEYRGKIFEIVVEEKIVKYIAELITNTRNHPHLYLGGSPRASIAVLMAAKTFAAIQGRDFVIPEDVKKSLYPVLRHRIILTPEKEMEGITTDTVIEMIVQSIEIPR